In the Rhinatrema bivittatum chromosome 6, aRhiBiv1.1, whole genome shotgun sequence genome, one interval contains:
- the LOC115094250 gene encoding arylamine N-acetyltransferase 2-like: protein MDAALYRDRIGYHGSTDPSLENLIGLHKCHILSVPFESLSIHCGEKITLDPPAVYDKIVQRRRGGFCFENNSLFFWLLKEMGYQVHMMSGHVRNAFTKRYGPPNDHMVLLVDLANQKWVCDVGFGDAFRTPLLLEANQEQAQDNGIFRLQQDEDKWLLQRRLEDNGTGEQEWTSLYKFTEEGQTLEDFRGMCEYHQTSPSSIFFSKSFCSLHLPEGKLTYMGWRLITTTFNGTSNQKSTIQLTEEEIPDVLRERFGIVLASQLIPKDDEIIPPPPIY from the coding sequence ATGGATGCAGCTCTGTATCGGGACAGAATTGGATACCATGGTTCCACAGACCCATCTTTGGAGAACTTAATAGGGTTGCATAAGTGCCACATCCTCTCTGTGCCTTTTGAGAGCTTGAGTATTCACTGTGGGGAGAAGATCACCTTGGATCCCCCAGCTGTTTACGACAAGATTGTGCAAAGGCGGCGTGGCGGCTTCTGTTTTGAGAACAACAGTCTGTTCTTCTGGCTGTTAAAGGAAATGGGCTACCAGGTCCACATGATGTCAGGCCATGTAAGAAATGCCTTTACCAAGCGGTATGGCCCTCCCAATGATCACATGGTGCTGCTAGTGGACCTGGCCAATCAGAAGTGGGTCTGTGATGTTGGCTTTGGAGATGCCTTTAGGACTCCTCTATTACTGGAAGCTAACCAAGAACAGGCTCAAGACAATGGCATCTTCAGGCTCCAGCAAGATGAGGACAAATGGCTCTTACAGAGACGCTTGGAAGACAATGGCACTGGTGAGCAGGAGTGGACAAGCCTCTACAAGTTTACAGAGGAAGGGCAGACGCTGGAAGATTTCCGAGGCATGTGCGAGTACCATCAAACCTCTCCTAGCTCCATTTTCTTCTCCAAGTCCTTCTGCTCCCTACATCTCCCTGAAGGAAAACTGACATACATGGGCTGGAGGTTAATCACTACCACATTCAATGGGACATCCAACCAGAAGAGCACTATTCAGCTGACTGAAGAGGAGATCCCCGATGTGCTGAGAGAGAGGTTTGGAATAGTGTTGGCCAGTCAGCTGATCCCAAAGGATGATGAGATCATTCCACCTCCTCCCATCTATTGA